Proteins co-encoded in one Ooceraea biroi isolate clonal line C1 chromosome 9, Obir_v5.4, whole genome shotgun sequence genomic window:
- the LOC105279498 gene encoding protein-serine O-palmitoleoyltransferase porcupine: MEEAGATIFYDDEDCLDYECLQDNNNEMYDYDYADVDKETLHELYQYCLSPSLYDTGHYLLPLFGSTILFRLFVHTRYISYRIFHVLSVAIGLYIIQHYAQESFLVLTIFALFSYGVLHAPKKWHGGIRICLSSLLIIAYCEFSMQPVVWHKVRSMVMTMAMKVISVAIDTNGSDDLPDIYSYMGYMFCGVTCLFGPWVSFKDYLSLRCCNNQTRWWIIWGIGYAVLSFVFLSISNCWTQWIFVDNSWKWLMAYRDALSFRTSHYFVSYIGSALLVFGGFPLPSSMIVKPFYIEFPRSLVQVVIYWNIPMHYWLKTYIFRPSIKRFGKFGAVTVTYLVSSLLHGLNFQLAAVLFSLGLYTYVEFQLRAMFAETFDACIASKQCAKHKCTHKYNSYNCWWVFMTNLAFAGLAMFHLAYLGLMFDTSDLQETGYNYSHTIDKWAQLGFASHWIALATYCIYFLIK; encoded by the exons ATGGAAGAAGCGGGCGCCACGATTTTTTACGATGACGAAGACTGCTTAGATTATGAGTGTCTGCAGGACAACAACAACGAGATGTATGATTACGATTACGCGGACGTGGATAAAGAGACCCTCCATGAATTGTACCAGTATTGCCTCAGTCCCAGTCTGTATGATACGGGACATTATCTGTTACCCTTGTTCGGTAGCACGATTCTATTTAGACTGTTCGTTCACACTC GATACATATCATACAGGATATTTCACGTGTTATCAGTAGCCATAGGGTTGTATATTATTCAGCACTATGCACAGGAGTCCTTCCTCGTACTGACAATATTCGCTCTATTTTCCTATGGTGTTTTACACGCGCCGAAAAAATGGCATGGTGGGATACGCATATGTTTGTCATCCCTTTTGATAATTGCGTACTG TGAATTTTCGATGCAACCCGTGGTATGGCACAAGGTACGGAGTATGGTCATGACCATGGCGATGAAAGTGATTAGTGTCGCCATAGACACTAATGGCTCGGACGACCTGCCAGATATTTATAGTTACATGGGTTACATGTTCTGCGGCGTGACTTGCTTGTTCGGACCATGGGTGTCGTTTAAAGATTACCTCTCGTTGCGTTGCTGTAACAATCAG ACGAGATGGTGGATAATATGGGGCATTGGGTACGCCGTTCTCTCCTTTGTCTTCCTGAGCATCTCAAACTGCTGGACGCAATGGATATTTGTAGATAATTCTTGGAA ATGGTTAATGGCGTACCGAGACGCATTGTCTTTCAGAACGTCCCATTACTTCGTTTCGTACATAGGTTCGGCGCTGTTAGTCTTTGGTGGGTTTCCCCTCCCGTCGTCAATGATAGTTAAACCATTTTACATTGAGTTTCCACGCTCGCTCGTTCAGGTTGTGATTTATTGGAACATTCCAATGCACTATTGGCTAAAAACAT ATATCTTCCGTCCAAGCATTAAGAGATTTGGAAAATTTGGTGCGGTGACCGTCACGTATCTAGTAAGCTCCCTTCTGCACGGATTGAACTTTCAACTGGCGGCGGTGTTGTTCAGTTTAGGGCTCTACACGTACGTGGAGTTTCAACTGAGAGCCATGTTCGCCGAGACTTTCGACGCTTGTATCGCATCTAAGCAATGCGCCAAGCACAAGTGCACGCACAAGTATAACTCGTATAATTGTTGGTGGGTGTTTATGACGAACCTGGCATTCGCAGGACTGGCGATGTTTCATCTGGCTTATCTGGGCCTCATGTTCGACACGTCCGATCTGCAAGAAACGGGGTATAACTACAGTCACACAATCGATAAATGGGCTCAACTCGGATTCGCTAGTCATTGGATAGCATTAGCTACGTATTgcatatatttcttaattaagtag
- the LOC105279494 gene encoding pre-mRNA-splicing factor CWC22 homolog isoform X3, whose protein sequence is MTDLFDIANLITTVGIDGVKIKSEPGLPGKSSNEILTELFSTFDATDDGVASPENNSQQVPNGDVEDTKLEKVQTKKKKIKKKHKHKEKKHKKKSRHNSSDSNSDVEGVKKKKKHKKKSKRRRESVSSVSSDSGCTRAKTTKLNDDLESIKLDVSDKADMDNVAKGDNYPDLDTTEKITDDPGSPQLPSLVKKMDDESDEPVIPKLLEKPKQPTQGKILIKDLKNSTVYNETVKAIENKQKAKAAKMEDGELSDSSDDNRTPTLSPTPPRDSSPSFSSSRDRIRNIFSPTSESIPSKTDLRLVLREKEKKRSTRDKNSARSRSCHSQDRRRSRSRTRYSSHRSRSGGREKQRERSRERRDRARSNERRDSGRNRESRRHRSRSENRNRDKHVRGRSRSKERKERIEIDKKKLLEIARRNAINMIKQGTLPLAQQDKAIAAIQSGGKTVDELTDFCKSLSKSEALGELSSISSEGEESESEKGFHHPFLLKERPSSIIMNIRDAKQLPTKTFQEKTAETSNQLRLQFPVSSGQHHRRSENEWVPVTPKKPEPKKIFVPASTSEPPAIMPPPAVSEQPPVLPAQIVFPPVTETVDIGSIVSERLAAMRKLRENPNDVSALNAMHRAQNEMKTWAESKQIPGQFTGSTGVRVLTPAELSSGYQAWARKRLCCRHRLFLV, encoded by the exons ATGACAGATCTGTTCGATATCGCCAATTTGATTACGACCGTTGGTATCGACGGCGTGAAGATTAAATCGGAGCCTGGGTTGCCTGGGAAGTCCTCCAATGAGATTCTAACGGAGCTCTTCAGCACGTTTGACGCGACGGATGACGGTGTTGCGTCGCCGGAGAACAACAGTCAGCAGGTTCCGAATGGCGACGTCGAAGATACCAAGTTGGAGAAGGTTCaaacaaagaagaaaaagatcaaGAAAAAACATAAACACAAGGAGAAAAAACACAAGAAAAAGTCAAGACACAACTCCTCGGACAGTAACAGTGATGTGGAAG GTgtcaagaagaaaaagaaacacaaGAAGAAATCTAAACGGAGGCGTGAGTCCGTTTCGAGTGTATCATCAGATTCGGGTTGTACCAGAGCTAAAACGACAAAATTAAACGATGATCTTGAGAGTATAAAACTCGATGTGTCAGACAAGGCTGATATGGATAATGTGGCAAAAGGGGACAATTATCCAGATCTAGACACAACGGAGAAAATTACAGATGATCCTGGTAGTCCGCAATTACCGTCTTTAGTAAAGAAGATGGATGATGAGTCCGATGAGCCAGTAATACCCAAACTTCTTG agaaaccAAAGCAGCCTACTCaaggaaaaatattgataaaggATCTCAAGAACAGTACTGTTTATAATGAAACGGTTAAAGCGATAGAAAATAAACAGAAAGCGAAAGCTGCGAAAATGGAAGATGGCGAGCTCTCTGACAGCAGCGACGATAATAGAACGCCTACTTTAAGTCCTACTCCTCCTCGAGATAGTTCACCGTCGTTTAGTTCAAGCAGGGATAGAATCCGGAACATTTTTAGTCCAACAAGCGAATCGATTCCTTCAAAAACTGATCTTCGATTAGtattgagagaaaaagagaagaaaag GAGCACGCGAGACAAGAACAGTGCAAGAAGTAGAAGTTGTCATTCGCAAGACAGGAGGCGATCGAGATCACGAACGCGATACAGTTCGCATCGTAGTAGGAGTGGCGGAAGAGAAAAACAAAGGGAAAGGAGCAGGGAGAGGCGCGACCGAGCCAGGAGCAATGAAAGAAGAGACTCTGGCAGGAATCGAGAAAGTCGCCGACACAGAAGTCGCAGTGAAAATAGAAACAGGGATAAACATGTGCGAGGTCGAAGCAgaagcaaagagagaaa aGAGCGGATAGAGATTGATAAGAAAAAGCTTTTGGAAATTGCAAGAAGGAATgctataaatatgataaagcAAGGTACTCTACCACTGGCGCAACAAGATAAAGCCATCGCTGCTATACAGTCCGGTGGAAAAACGGTGGACGAGCTCACAG ATTTTTGTAAATCGTTATCAAAGTCTGAAGCATTGGGCGAGCTGTCTAGTATTTCGTCCGAGGGTGAAGAGAGCGAATCTGAGAAAGGATTCCATCATCCTTTCCTCCTAAAAGAAAGGCCTAGTTCtattataatgaatattaGG GACGCAAAACAGTTGCCAACAAAAACGTTCCAAGAGAAGACAGCCGAGACGTCAAATCAACTACGGTTGCAGTTCCCCGTTTCCAGTGGTCAGCACCACAGGAGGAGCG AAAACGAATGGGTGCCGGTCACACCGAAGAAACCGGAGCCGAAAAAGATATTCGTGCCAGCTTCTACGAGCGAGCCACCCGCAATAATGCCGCCACCTGCTGTGTCGGAACAGCCACCTGTGCTACccgcgcaaattgttttcccGCCGGTCACAGAG ACTGTGGATATTGGCTCCATAGTGTCCGAGAGGCTGGCGGCTATGAGGAAATTAAGGGAGAATCCAAATGACGTAAGCGCTCTGAATGCAATGCATCGAGCACAGAATGAG atGAAAACTTGGGCTGAAAGTAAGCAAATACCAGGTCAGTTTACTGGTAGTACAGGAGTTCGAGTGCTCACACCAGCAGAACTGTCTTCAGGTTATCAAGCCTGGGCGCGTaag AGACTGTGTTGTAGGCACAGACTATTTCTTGTGTAG
- the LOC105279494 gene encoding pre-mRNA-splicing factor CWC22 homolog isoform X2, which yields MTDLFDIANLITTVGIDGVKIKSEPGLPGKSSNEILTELFSTFDATDDGVASPENNSQQVPNGDVEDTKLEKVQTKKKKIKKKHKHKEKKHKKKSRHNSSDSNSDVEGVKKKKKHKKKSKRRRESVSSVSSDSGCTRAKTTKLNDDLESIKLDVSDKADMDNVAKGDNYPDLDTTEKITDDPGSPQLPSLVKKMDDESDEPVIPKLLEKPKQPTQGKILIKDLKNSTVYNETVKAIENKQKAKAAKMEDGELSDSSDDNRTPTLSPTPPRDSSPSFSSSRDRIRNIFSPTSESIPSKTDLRLVLREKEKKRSTRDKNSARSRSCHSQDRRRSRSRTRYSSHRSRSGGREKQRERSRERRDRARSNERRDSGRNRESRRHRSRSENRNRDKHVRGRSRSKERKERIEIDKKKLLEIARRNAINMIKQGTLPLAQQDKAIAAIQSGGKTVDELTDFCKSLSKSEALGELSSISSEGEESESEKGFHHPFLLKERPSSIIMNIRDAKQLPTKTFQEKTAETSNQLRLQFPVSSGQHHRRSENEWVPVTPKKPEPKKIFVPASTSEPPAIMPPPAVSEQPPVLPAQIVFPPVTETVDIGSIVSERLAAMRKLRENPNDVSALNAMHRAQNEMKTWAESKQIPGQFTGSTGVRVLTPAELSSGYQAWARKAHSYVSQETTSAA from the exons ATGACAGATCTGTTCGATATCGCCAATTTGATTACGACCGTTGGTATCGACGGCGTGAAGATTAAATCGGAGCCTGGGTTGCCTGGGAAGTCCTCCAATGAGATTCTAACGGAGCTCTTCAGCACGTTTGACGCGACGGATGACGGTGTTGCGTCGCCGGAGAACAACAGTCAGCAGGTTCCGAATGGCGACGTCGAAGATACCAAGTTGGAGAAGGTTCaaacaaagaagaaaaagatcaaGAAAAAACATAAACACAAGGAGAAAAAACACAAGAAAAAGTCAAGACACAACTCCTCGGACAGTAACAGTGATGTGGAAG GTgtcaagaagaaaaagaaacacaaGAAGAAATCTAAACGGAGGCGTGAGTCCGTTTCGAGTGTATCATCAGATTCGGGTTGTACCAGAGCTAAAACGACAAAATTAAACGATGATCTTGAGAGTATAAAACTCGATGTGTCAGACAAGGCTGATATGGATAATGTGGCAAAAGGGGACAATTATCCAGATCTAGACACAACGGAGAAAATTACAGATGATCCTGGTAGTCCGCAATTACCGTCTTTAGTAAAGAAGATGGATGATGAGTCCGATGAGCCAGTAATACCCAAACTTCTTG agaaaccAAAGCAGCCTACTCaaggaaaaatattgataaaggATCTCAAGAACAGTACTGTTTATAATGAAACGGTTAAAGCGATAGAAAATAAACAGAAAGCGAAAGCTGCGAAAATGGAAGATGGCGAGCTCTCTGACAGCAGCGACGATAATAGAACGCCTACTTTAAGTCCTACTCCTCCTCGAGATAGTTCACCGTCGTTTAGTTCAAGCAGGGATAGAATCCGGAACATTTTTAGTCCAACAAGCGAATCGATTCCTTCAAAAACTGATCTTCGATTAGtattgagagaaaaagagaagaaaag GAGCACGCGAGACAAGAACAGTGCAAGAAGTAGAAGTTGTCATTCGCAAGACAGGAGGCGATCGAGATCACGAACGCGATACAGTTCGCATCGTAGTAGGAGTGGCGGAAGAGAAAAACAAAGGGAAAGGAGCAGGGAGAGGCGCGACCGAGCCAGGAGCAATGAAAGAAGAGACTCTGGCAGGAATCGAGAAAGTCGCCGACACAGAAGTCGCAGTGAAAATAGAAACAGGGATAAACATGTGCGAGGTCGAAGCAgaagcaaagagagaaa aGAGCGGATAGAGATTGATAAGAAAAAGCTTTTGGAAATTGCAAGAAGGAATgctataaatatgataaagcAAGGTACTCTACCACTGGCGCAACAAGATAAAGCCATCGCTGCTATACAGTCCGGTGGAAAAACGGTGGACGAGCTCACAG ATTTTTGTAAATCGTTATCAAAGTCTGAAGCATTGGGCGAGCTGTCTAGTATTTCGTCCGAGGGTGAAGAGAGCGAATCTGAGAAAGGATTCCATCATCCTTTCCTCCTAAAAGAAAGGCCTAGTTCtattataatgaatattaGG GACGCAAAACAGTTGCCAACAAAAACGTTCCAAGAGAAGACAGCCGAGACGTCAAATCAACTACGGTTGCAGTTCCCCGTTTCCAGTGGTCAGCACCACAGGAGGAGCG AAAACGAATGGGTGCCGGTCACACCGAAGAAACCGGAGCCGAAAAAGATATTCGTGCCAGCTTCTACGAGCGAGCCACCCGCAATAATGCCGCCACCTGCTGTGTCGGAACAGCCACCTGTGCTACccgcgcaaattgttttcccGCCGGTCACAGAG ACTGTGGATATTGGCTCCATAGTGTCCGAGAGGCTGGCGGCTATGAGGAAATTAAGGGAGAATCCAAATGACGTAAGCGCTCTGAATGCAATGCATCGAGCACAGAATGAG atGAAAACTTGGGCTGAAAGTAAGCAAATACCAGGTCAGTTTACTGGTAGTACAGGAGTTCGAGTGCTCACACCAGCAGAACTGTCTTCAGGTTATCAAGCCTGGGCGCGTaag GCACATAGCTACGTCAGTCAAGAAACAACTTCGGCAGCCTGA
- the LOC105279494 gene encoding protein SON isoform X1, which yields MTDLFDIANLITTVGIDGVKIKSEPGLPGKSSNEILTELFSTFDATDDGVASPENNSQQVPNGDVEDTKLEKVQTKKKKIKKKHKHKEKKHKKKSRHNSSDSNSDVEGVKKKKKHKKKSKRRRESVSSVSSDSGCTRAKTTKLNDDLESIKLDVSDKADMDNVAKGDNYPDLDTTEKITDDPGSPQLPSLVKKMDDESDEPVIPKLLEKPKQPTQGKILIKDLKNSTVYNETVKAIENKQKAKAAKMEDGELSDSSDDNRTPTLSPTPPRDSSPSFSSSRDRIRNIFSPTSESIPSKTDLRLVLREKEKKRSTRDKNSARSRSCHSQDRRRSRSRTRYSSHRSRSGGREKQRERSRERRDRARSNERRDSGRNRESRRHRSRSENRNRDKHVRGRSRSKERKERIEIDKKKLLEIARRNAINMIKQGTLPLAQQDKAIAAIQSGGKTVDELTDFCKSLSKSEALGELSSISSEGEESESEKGFHHPFLLKERPSSIIMNIRDAKQLPTKTFQEKTAETSNQLRLQFPVSSGQHHRRSENEWVPVTPKKPEPKKIFVPASTSEPPAIMPPPAVSEQPPVLPAQIVFPPVTETVDIGSIVSERLAAMRKLRENPNDVSALNAMHRAQNEMKTWAESKQIPGQFTGSTGVRVLTPAELSSGYQAWARKDQLVSAQPVSGGMGMALLQKMGWRPGEGLGKNKEGALEPLQLEVKLDKRGLVSEQDIGQKVGKASKPVVPTIKTLEGKHPVSLLGEYCSKKKLGAPVYELCFECGPDHRKNFLFKVKVNGIEYKPSVASPNKKQAKAEAAQICLQSLGLLPP from the exons ATGACAGATCTGTTCGATATCGCCAATTTGATTACGACCGTTGGTATCGACGGCGTGAAGATTAAATCGGAGCCTGGGTTGCCTGGGAAGTCCTCCAATGAGATTCTAACGGAGCTCTTCAGCACGTTTGACGCGACGGATGACGGTGTTGCGTCGCCGGAGAACAACAGTCAGCAGGTTCCGAATGGCGACGTCGAAGATACCAAGTTGGAGAAGGTTCaaacaaagaagaaaaagatcaaGAAAAAACATAAACACAAGGAGAAAAAACACAAGAAAAAGTCAAGACACAACTCCTCGGACAGTAACAGTGATGTGGAAG GTgtcaagaagaaaaagaaacacaaGAAGAAATCTAAACGGAGGCGTGAGTCCGTTTCGAGTGTATCATCAGATTCGGGTTGTACCAGAGCTAAAACGACAAAATTAAACGATGATCTTGAGAGTATAAAACTCGATGTGTCAGACAAGGCTGATATGGATAATGTGGCAAAAGGGGACAATTATCCAGATCTAGACACAACGGAGAAAATTACAGATGATCCTGGTAGTCCGCAATTACCGTCTTTAGTAAAGAAGATGGATGATGAGTCCGATGAGCCAGTAATACCCAAACTTCTTG agaaaccAAAGCAGCCTACTCaaggaaaaatattgataaaggATCTCAAGAACAGTACTGTTTATAATGAAACGGTTAAAGCGATAGAAAATAAACAGAAAGCGAAAGCTGCGAAAATGGAAGATGGCGAGCTCTCTGACAGCAGCGACGATAATAGAACGCCTACTTTAAGTCCTACTCCTCCTCGAGATAGTTCACCGTCGTTTAGTTCAAGCAGGGATAGAATCCGGAACATTTTTAGTCCAACAAGCGAATCGATTCCTTCAAAAACTGATCTTCGATTAGtattgagagaaaaagagaagaaaag GAGCACGCGAGACAAGAACAGTGCAAGAAGTAGAAGTTGTCATTCGCAAGACAGGAGGCGATCGAGATCACGAACGCGATACAGTTCGCATCGTAGTAGGAGTGGCGGAAGAGAAAAACAAAGGGAAAGGAGCAGGGAGAGGCGCGACCGAGCCAGGAGCAATGAAAGAAGAGACTCTGGCAGGAATCGAGAAAGTCGCCGACACAGAAGTCGCAGTGAAAATAGAAACAGGGATAAACATGTGCGAGGTCGAAGCAgaagcaaagagagaaa aGAGCGGATAGAGATTGATAAGAAAAAGCTTTTGGAAATTGCAAGAAGGAATgctataaatatgataaagcAAGGTACTCTACCACTGGCGCAACAAGATAAAGCCATCGCTGCTATACAGTCCGGTGGAAAAACGGTGGACGAGCTCACAG ATTTTTGTAAATCGTTATCAAAGTCTGAAGCATTGGGCGAGCTGTCTAGTATTTCGTCCGAGGGTGAAGAGAGCGAATCTGAGAAAGGATTCCATCATCCTTTCCTCCTAAAAGAAAGGCCTAGTTCtattataatgaatattaGG GACGCAAAACAGTTGCCAACAAAAACGTTCCAAGAGAAGACAGCCGAGACGTCAAATCAACTACGGTTGCAGTTCCCCGTTTCCAGTGGTCAGCACCACAGGAGGAGCG AAAACGAATGGGTGCCGGTCACACCGAAGAAACCGGAGCCGAAAAAGATATTCGTGCCAGCTTCTACGAGCGAGCCACCCGCAATAATGCCGCCACCTGCTGTGTCGGAACAGCCACCTGTGCTACccgcgcaaattgttttcccGCCGGTCACAGAG ACTGTGGATATTGGCTCCATAGTGTCCGAGAGGCTGGCGGCTATGAGGAAATTAAGGGAGAATCCAAATGACGTAAGCGCTCTGAATGCAATGCATCGAGCACAGAATGAG atGAAAACTTGGGCTGAAAGTAAGCAAATACCAGGTCAGTTTACTGGTAGTACAGGAGTTCGAGTGCTCACACCAGCAGAACTGTCTTCAGGTTATCAAGCCTGGGCGCGTaag GATCAATTAGTATCAGCACAGCCTGTATCAGGTGGGATGGGCATGGCGTTACTACAGAAGATGGGGTGGCGGCCAGGCGAGGGTCTAGGCAAGAACAAAGAAGGTGCCCTGGAACCGTTGCAACTGGAGGTCAAATTAGATAAGAGGGGGTTAGTCTCCGAGCAAGATATCGGGCAAAAGGTCGGTAAAGCCTCGAAGCCTGTGGTACCAACTATCAAGACATTGGAAG GCAAACATCCAGTGTCGCTTCTGGGCGAGTACTGTTCAAAGAAGAAACTCGGAGCACCGGTTTACGAATTGTGTTTCGAATGTGGGCCAGATCACAGGaagaattttctatttaaa GTGAAGGTAAATGGCATTGAATACAAACCGAGTGTAGCGAGTCCTAACAAGAAGCAAGCGAAAGCAGAAGCAGCACAGATCTGTCTGCAGAGTTTAGGCTTACTACCACCTTGA
- the LOC105279494 gene encoding pre-mRNA-splicing factor CWC22 homolog isoform X4: protein MTDLFDIANLITTVGIDGVKIKSEPGLPGKSSNEILTELFSTFDATDDGVASPENNSQQVPNGDVEDTKLEKVQTKKKKIKKKHKHKEKKHKKKSRHNSSDSNSDVEGVKKKKKHKKKSKRRRESVSSVSSDSGCTRAKTTKLNDDLESIKLDVSDKADMDNVAKGDNYPDLDTTEKITDDPGSPQLPSLVKKMDDESDEPVIPKLLEKPKQPTQGKILIKDLKNSTVYNETVKAIENKQKAKAAKMEDGELSDSSDDNRTPTLSPTPPRDSSPSFSSSRDRIRNIFSPTSESIPSKTDLRLVLREKEKKRSTRDKNSARSRSCHSQDRRRSRSRTRYSSHRSRSGGREKQRERSRERRDRARSNERRDSGRNRESRRHRSRSENRNRDKHVRGRSRSKERKERIEIDKKKLLEIARRNAINMIKQGTLPLAQQDKAIAAIQSGGKTVDELTDFCKSLSKSEALGELSSISSEGEESESEKGFHHPFLLKERPSSIIMNIRDAKQLPTKTFQEKTAETSNQLRLQFPVSSGQHHRRSENEWVPVTPKKPEPKKIFVPASTSEPPAIMPPPAVSEQPPVLPAQIVFPPVTETVDIGSIVSERLAAMRKLRENPNDVSALNAMHRAQNEMKTWAESKQIPGQFTGSTGVRVLTPAELSSGYQAWARKDFTRSQYIAF, encoded by the exons ATGACAGATCTGTTCGATATCGCCAATTTGATTACGACCGTTGGTATCGACGGCGTGAAGATTAAATCGGAGCCTGGGTTGCCTGGGAAGTCCTCCAATGAGATTCTAACGGAGCTCTTCAGCACGTTTGACGCGACGGATGACGGTGTTGCGTCGCCGGAGAACAACAGTCAGCAGGTTCCGAATGGCGACGTCGAAGATACCAAGTTGGAGAAGGTTCaaacaaagaagaaaaagatcaaGAAAAAACATAAACACAAGGAGAAAAAACACAAGAAAAAGTCAAGACACAACTCCTCGGACAGTAACAGTGATGTGGAAG GTgtcaagaagaaaaagaaacacaaGAAGAAATCTAAACGGAGGCGTGAGTCCGTTTCGAGTGTATCATCAGATTCGGGTTGTACCAGAGCTAAAACGACAAAATTAAACGATGATCTTGAGAGTATAAAACTCGATGTGTCAGACAAGGCTGATATGGATAATGTGGCAAAAGGGGACAATTATCCAGATCTAGACACAACGGAGAAAATTACAGATGATCCTGGTAGTCCGCAATTACCGTCTTTAGTAAAGAAGATGGATGATGAGTCCGATGAGCCAGTAATACCCAAACTTCTTG agaaaccAAAGCAGCCTACTCaaggaaaaatattgataaaggATCTCAAGAACAGTACTGTTTATAATGAAACGGTTAAAGCGATAGAAAATAAACAGAAAGCGAAAGCTGCGAAAATGGAAGATGGCGAGCTCTCTGACAGCAGCGACGATAATAGAACGCCTACTTTAAGTCCTACTCCTCCTCGAGATAGTTCACCGTCGTTTAGTTCAAGCAGGGATAGAATCCGGAACATTTTTAGTCCAACAAGCGAATCGATTCCTTCAAAAACTGATCTTCGATTAGtattgagagaaaaagagaagaaaag GAGCACGCGAGACAAGAACAGTGCAAGAAGTAGAAGTTGTCATTCGCAAGACAGGAGGCGATCGAGATCACGAACGCGATACAGTTCGCATCGTAGTAGGAGTGGCGGAAGAGAAAAACAAAGGGAAAGGAGCAGGGAGAGGCGCGACCGAGCCAGGAGCAATGAAAGAAGAGACTCTGGCAGGAATCGAGAAAGTCGCCGACACAGAAGTCGCAGTGAAAATAGAAACAGGGATAAACATGTGCGAGGTCGAAGCAgaagcaaagagagaaa aGAGCGGATAGAGATTGATAAGAAAAAGCTTTTGGAAATTGCAAGAAGGAATgctataaatatgataaagcAAGGTACTCTACCACTGGCGCAACAAGATAAAGCCATCGCTGCTATACAGTCCGGTGGAAAAACGGTGGACGAGCTCACAG ATTTTTGTAAATCGTTATCAAAGTCTGAAGCATTGGGCGAGCTGTCTAGTATTTCGTCCGAGGGTGAAGAGAGCGAATCTGAGAAAGGATTCCATCATCCTTTCCTCCTAAAAGAAAGGCCTAGTTCtattataatgaatattaGG GACGCAAAACAGTTGCCAACAAAAACGTTCCAAGAGAAGACAGCCGAGACGTCAAATCAACTACGGTTGCAGTTCCCCGTTTCCAGTGGTCAGCACCACAGGAGGAGCG AAAACGAATGGGTGCCGGTCACACCGAAGAAACCGGAGCCGAAAAAGATATTCGTGCCAGCTTCTACGAGCGAGCCACCCGCAATAATGCCGCCACCTGCTGTGTCGGAACAGCCACCTGTGCTACccgcgcaaattgttttcccGCCGGTCACAGAG ACTGTGGATATTGGCTCCATAGTGTCCGAGAGGCTGGCGGCTATGAGGAAATTAAGGGAGAATCCAAATGACGTAAGCGCTCTGAATGCAATGCATCGAGCACAGAATGAG atGAAAACTTGGGCTGAAAGTAAGCAAATACCAGGTCAGTTTACTGGTAGTACAGGAGTTCGAGTGCTCACACCAGCAGAACTGTCTTCAGGTTATCAAGCCTGGGCGCGTaag GATTTCACCAGAAGCCAGTATATTGCCTTTTAA